The following are from one region of the Hypanus sabinus isolate sHypSab1 unplaced genomic scaffold, sHypSab1.hap1 scaffold_88, whole genome shotgun sequence genome:
- the LOC132390361 gene encoding zinc finger protein 239-like: MVRGATSPACHQRKSGNLAIDCGKGFTQLANLQAHQSVHTGEWPFNCLECGKGFIRSSQLKVHQSVHSGERPFTCSNCGKGFTLSSQLKVHQRVHTGERPFTCSDCGKGFTQLSGLQAHQSVHTGERPFTCSVCGKGFTLSSCLLTHQSVHTGEWPFTCSDCGKGFTRSSQLKVHQRVHTGERPFTCLDCGKGFTSSSQLKVHQRVHTGERPFTCSDCGKGFTQLATLQAHHLVHTGERPFNCSDCGKGFTRSSQLKVHQRVHTGERPFTCSDCGKGFTQLAGLQAHQSVHTGEKPFTCIFCGKGFTQSSQLKVHERIHTGERPFTCSDCGKGFTRSSRLLTHQSVHTGERPLTSC, encoded by the exons ATGGTACGGGGAGCCACCAGTCCTGCCTGCCACCAAAGGAAATCCGGAAATTTGGCCA tagactgtgggaagggattcacacagttagctaacctacaagcacaccagtcagttcacactggagagtggccgttcaactgcttagaatgtgggaaggggttcattcggtcatctcaactgaaggtacatcagtcagttcactctggagagaggccattcacctgctcaaactgtgggaagggattcactttgtcatctcaactgaaggtacatcagcgagttcacactggggagaggccgttcacctgctcagactgtgggaagggattcacacagttatctggcctgcaagcacaccagtcagttcacactggcgagaggccattcacctgctcagtctgtgggaagggattcactctatcatcttgcctactgacacaccagtcagttcacactggagagtggccattcacctgctcagactgtgggaagggattcactcggtcatctcaactgaaggtacatcagcgagttcacactggggagaggccattcacctgcttggactgtgggaagggattcacttcgtcatctcaactgaaagtccatcagcgagttcacactggggagaggccgttcacttgctcagactgtgggaagggattcactcagttagctacTCTACAAGCACACCatttagttcacactggggagaggccattcaactgctcagactgtgggaagggattcactcggtcatctcaattgaaggtacatcagcgagtacacactggggagaggccattcacctgctcagactgtgggaagggattcacacagttagctggcctacaagcacaccagtcagttcacactggggagaagccgttcacctgcatattctgtgggaagggattcactcaatcatctcaattgaaggtacatgAGCGAATTCACAcaggtgagaggccattcacctgctcagactgtgggaagggattcactcggtcatctcgcctactgacacaccagtcagttcacactggagagaggccgttaaCCTCCTGTTAA